A genomic segment from Clostridium pasteurianum BC1 encodes:
- a CDS encoding fatty acid desaturase produces the protein MEYISKNKICREKWKFYFVLLAWPLYLFLMPMAYKYIGYFSVIIMIFPGAYLFTWLGFLMHECWHKYVPEINNKVFYKVFSWFLLNDPQTYNLIHGIHHSKVNSWEDIEFHPLGKIKNTLLRRLYNLMEIIFGIAFVSFVVNSILPYHKDFKNKYSRRSQVLSIIMYIIIYGGLVLACHYAFNIGYSTIVILYIVNLWIVSFVLHHSQLIEHGNLVLEGNYKERNVKTRNLSNDGILEKIFLFLTHGDSREHVLHHTLPGVYSRPFPRKVPMPAESMYINLKDYMKILWVMLSEKI, from the coding sequence ATGGAGTATATATCTAAGAATAAAATTTGTAGAGAAAAGTGGAAGTTTTATTTTGTACTCTTAGCATGGCCGCTGTATCTGTTTCTAATGCCTATGGCATATAAATACATTGGCTACTTTTCAGTTATAATAATGATATTTCCTGGAGCTTATTTATTTACTTGGTTAGGATTTTTAATGCATGAATGTTGGCATAAATATGTGCCGGAAATAAATAATAAAGTTTTTTACAAAGTTTTTTCATGGTTCTTATTGAATGATCCTCAAACATATAACCTTATTCATGGTATTCATCATTCCAAGGTTAACAGTTGGGAGGATATCGAGTTTCATCCTTTGGGTAAGATTAAAAATACTTTACTCAGGCGTTTATATAATTTGATGGAAATTATTTTTGGAATCGCCTTTGTTTCATTTGTAGTTAACAGTATACTGCCTTATCATAAAGATTTTAAAAACAAATACAGTCGCAGAAGCCAGGTATTATCTATAATTATGTATATAATAATTTATGGAGGGTTAGTGTTAGCATGCCACTATGCTTTTAATATTGGCTATTCAACCATTGTGATACTATATATTGTGAATTTGTGGATAGTTTCTTTTGTACTGCATCATTCTCAATTAATCGAACATGGCAATTTAGTTTTAGAAGGAAATTACAAGGAAAGAAATGTGAAAACCAGGAATTTAAGCAATGATGGTATTCTTGAGAAAATATTTCTTTTTTTAACTCATGGAGATTCTAGGGAACACGTATTACATCATACACTTCCAGGTGTTTATTCAAGACCTTTTCCTAGAAAAGTTCCAATGCCTGCTGAAAGTATGTATATTAATTTAAAGGATTATATGAAAATACTTTGGGTTATGTTATCTGAAAAAATATAA
- a CDS encoding Chromate resistance protein ChrB gives MTANKWLVITYNLPSEPSKLRVKAWRKLKKLGAININQSMWVLPFSEKNHSVLDSLSEELENNNGETFIMQSVFMEEKFEQRVIEYFNKARQIEYEEIIDKCEDYFAEIERETSRKNFTFAEAEENEEELEKLLAWFEKIKLRDIYGSSLRKSTEEILEKCKNVFEEFNNKVYENERED, from the coding sequence ATGACAGCTAATAAATGGCTTGTTATTACTTATAATTTACCATCAGAGCCTTCAAAGCTACGGGTCAAAGCATGGAGAAAGCTAAAAAAACTTGGTGCTATAAATATTAACCAGTCAATGTGGGTTTTACCTTTTAGTGAAAAAAACCATTCAGTCTTAGATTCCTTATCTGAAGAGCTTGAGAATAATAATGGAGAAACGTTTATTATGCAATCTGTATTTATGGAGGAGAAATTTGAACAAAGAGTAATAGAATATTTTAATAAAGCAAGACAAATTGAATATGAAGAAATAATTGATAAATGTGAGGATTACTTTGCAGAGATAGAAAGAGAAACAAGCAGAAAGAACTTTACTTTTGCAGAGGCAGAAGAAAACGAAGAGGAATTAGAGAAACTTTTAGCATGGTTTGAAAAAATAAAATTAAGAGATATTTATGGATCATCTTTAAGAAAGTCTACTGAGGAAATACTAGAAAAATGCAAAAATGTATTTGAAGAATTCAATAATAAGGTTTATGAAAATGAAAGAGAAGACTAA
- a CDS encoding ABC transporter substrate-binding protein → MNKSKWITAVLASFLTLASLTACGSNQNASQNTSSGTSDNKSKEVVVYSSAGYTADVAKVFESKTGIKVKIVDDSAGNLLAKAQAERNNPQWDMMWIEGTGAMESLNKQGMLLTGWTPKNAENYTDLGKSLIPKDKSYIPTGTSAAGIIAYNTKLVTPEQAPKEWTDLLDPKFKNSISMNDPNISGPAYPFIAGIFKELGTDKAHTFFTDLKNNGCKFFPSSGTATQAIVAGTVKVAVLQDTGALDLIQKGNPIAIVYPKSGVSMATGAIGIRKNATNMDAAKQFTDFILSKEAQDIMVKTKGGASNFQPLIKDIQAKPGRQQDVKWNVEDPVWSSNHENEFKTWFHENIVQN, encoded by the coding sequence ATGAACAAAAGTAAATGGATAACTGCGGTACTAGCATCTTTTTTAACTCTTGCTTCTTTAACGGCATGTGGTTCTAATCAGAATGCATCTCAGAATACATCTTCTGGAACGTCAGATAATAAATCTAAGGAAGTTGTTGTTTACTCTTCTGCAGGTTATACAGCTGATGTTGCTAAAGTGTTTGAGAGTAAAACGGGAATTAAAGTTAAAATAGTTGACGATTCGGCAGGAAACTTATTAGCTAAAGCACAGGCTGAGAGAAATAATCCTCAGTGGGATATGATGTGGATTGAAGGTACCGGAGCAATGGAAAGCTTAAATAAGCAAGGAATGTTATTGACGGGCTGGACACCAAAGAATGCAGAAAATTATACTGATCTTGGAAAGAGTCTTATTCCAAAGGATAAATCTTATATTCCAACTGGAACATCTGCAGCTGGTATAATTGCGTATAACACTAAACTGGTTACACCAGAACAAGCTCCGAAGGAATGGACAGATCTGTTGGATCCTAAATTTAAAAATTCTATTTCTATGAATGACCCTAACATTTCTGGACCAGCATATCCTTTTATAGCTGGTATATTTAAGGAACTGGGTACAGACAAAGCACATACTTTCTTTACTGATTTAAAAAATAATGGATGTAAATTTTTCCCTTCAAGTGGAACTGCTACTCAAGCAATTGTAGCTGGTACTGTAAAAGTAGCTGTACTACAAGATACAGGAGCACTTGATCTAATACAAAAAGGAAATCCTATTGCAATAGTTTATCCAAAATCTGGAGTTTCCATGGCCACTGGTGCTATAGGAATTCGAAAGAATGCAACTAATATGGATGCAGCAAAACAATTTACAGATTTTATTCTTTCCAAAGAAGCACAGGATATTATGGTTAAAACAAAGGGCGGAGCTTCTAATTTTCAGCCTCTTATTAAAGATATACAAGCTAAACCTGGGCGTCAACAGGATGTTAAGTGGAATGTAGAGGATCCTGTATGGTCTTCAAACCATGAAAATGAATTTAAAACTTGGTTCCATGAAAATATTGTTCAAAATTAA
- a CDS encoding ABC transporter permease, translated as MNLKLGSMKILFKIKHIKNLRQIMPAIIAFVVLFVIVVYPLTTILLQSLFPNIFDVTPSLKPSFGVIHNVFTKKYTYEAIMNSLLIGFFSTVIATFIGTGLAIINKRCDMKFLKVVDLFAWLVFITPSYLIAQGWILLLQRNGILSQVIPASNSISNWFFTPVTLVIIMGLKHFPLVYIAVSNALLGLGSEYENASRLSGASQLTSWFRINIPLLVPAMLAGAAIVFAEGIGDFGLTASIVRSTHLPVITYAIFAALNQSPVNYPLAGALSFILIIIISITLIFQLWFLKRGSYSIIKNQISASSKIRTGLNKIWLYPVVAFILIISYVVPIVTTLIASLMKTISHGLEANNFTFDHYMNAFNIGGDSWNAISLSMELALGAAVVAVILGLLLAYIIQYTQVPGKKVLYFLTMSTIAIPGIVLAAGFVFAFNAIWLVPLHLAIYGTIACLYLAYIAEVLPYSVRLHVSALTQISPALITAGRIHGSSPLSLFRKIIIPLVASTSISTFFLAFVHTLFELPASQLLYPPGSPPFSTVLDTLYQNNQWENGAALTIIAVIATIALYSIGQAASKKFLSVSYSSHSNNSRKRIEKSESNNIQESLQPVNYVNKTKSEMIN; from the coding sequence ATGAATTTAAAACTTGGTTCCATGAAAATATTGTTCAAAATTAAGCATATTAAAAATTTACGTCAAATCATGCCAGCTATTATTGCCTTTGTAGTTTTATTTGTGATTGTGGTCTATCCTTTAACCACAATCCTACTACAAAGTCTTTTCCCAAATATATTCGATGTGACGCCATCGTTAAAACCATCTTTTGGTGTGATACATAATGTTTTTACAAAGAAATATACTTATGAGGCAATAATGAATTCACTTTTGATAGGATTTTTTTCAACTGTAATTGCTACTTTTATTGGTACTGGTCTGGCAATTATAAATAAGCGCTGTGATATGAAGTTCCTAAAAGTTGTGGATTTATTTGCGTGGCTTGTTTTTATTACTCCATCGTATCTTATAGCTCAAGGATGGATTTTACTTTTACAAAGAAATGGTATTTTGAGTCAAGTAATTCCTGCATCTAATTCTATATCTAATTGGTTTTTTACTCCAGTAACTTTAGTTATTATTATGGGATTAAAGCATTTTCCTTTAGTTTATATTGCAGTTAGCAATGCTTTGCTAGGTCTTGGTTCAGAGTATGAGAATGCATCACGTTTATCTGGTGCCTCTCAATTGACTTCTTGGTTTAGAATAAATATTCCATTGCTTGTACCTGCTATGCTAGCTGGTGCTGCTATTGTTTTTGCTGAGGGTATAGGAGATTTTGGACTTACGGCTTCTATTGTTCGTAGTACTCATTTACCTGTTATTACATATGCTATTTTTGCAGCTTTAAATCAATCCCCAGTTAACTATCCCCTGGCTGGTGCGTTGTCATTTATATTAATAATTATAATAAGTATTACTCTAATTTTTCAACTATGGTTTTTAAAAAGAGGTTCATATAGTATTATTAAAAATCAAATTAGTGCTTCTAGCAAAATAAGGACAGGACTTAATAAGATATGGTTGTATCCAGTAGTAGCTTTTATTTTAATAATATCTTATGTAGTTCCGATAGTGACTACATTAATAGCTTCTTTGATGAAAACAATAAGTCATGGATTGGAAGCAAATAATTTTACATTTGATCATTACATGAATGCATTTAATATAGGTGGGGATTCATGGAATGCTATTAGTTTATCTATGGAACTTGCACTTGGAGCAGCAGTGGTAGCAGTTATTCTCGGGCTATTATTGGCTTATATTATTCAATATACTCAAGTTCCTGGTAAAAAAGTGTTATATTTTCTTACCATGTCTACAATTGCTATACCAGGTATTGTACTAGCAGCAGGATTTGTATTTGCATTTAATGCTATATGGTTGGTTCCACTTCATCTAGCCATTTATGGAACAATTGCTTGTCTTTACTTGGCGTATATTGCAGAAGTTTTACCTTATTCTGTTAGACTTCATGTTAGTGCATTAACTCAGATTAGTCCAGCTCTAATTACTGCAGGACGTATACATGGATCATCACCATTATCTCTATTTAGGAAAATTATAATTCCACTGGTTGCAAGTACATCAATATCAACTTTTTTCTTAGCTTTTGTTCATACGCTGTTTGAATTGCCAGCGTCACAATTGTTATATCCGCCTGGTTCACCACCTTTCTCTACGGTTTTAGATACTCTATATCAAAACAATCAATGGGAGAATGGAGCGGCATTAACTATAATAGCGGTAATTGCTACAATTGCTTTATATTCCATAGGGCAAGCTGCTTCAAAAAAATTTCTTTCTGTGTCCTATTCATCACATTCAAATAATTCACGAAAAAGAATAGAAAAGTCTGAAAGTAATAATATACAAGAATCATTACAACCTGTAAATTATGTAAATAAAACTAAAAGTGAGATGATAAATTAA
- a CDS encoding ABC transporter ATP-binding protein, with product MGLEIKRVAKRYSNKNILHEISFEVKDGSFISLLGPSGCGKTTLLNIIAGLTELDEGEILMDGITVSSKSLNLPPEKRKIGMVFQDFALWPHMTVYQNVAFGLQMNGMKSKEIEKRVYETLEIFHMESYAHHFPSELSGGQKQRIAMARAIAPRPKLILMDEPLSSLDAQLREEMRWELVRIFQQFKITTIYVTHDRIEAMSMSDEIVLLKNGYIEQIDSPENMYNFPKTSFAARFLDVTNEICGKVSRINSEYIYVKSSIGIIKAFNTYNVEEGQTVTWMCRPCDLVTVENNLESSFDKSTNNVFLTKILFRSFHGGVWRYIGTLITLEIVEESKQQLRFEFSSSVKYKIDEIVHLIVQVKLSRLLQEVEISSTSKEKGA from the coding sequence ATGGGTTTAGAAATTAAAAGAGTAGCCAAAAGATATTCCAATAAGAATATTTTACATGAAATTTCTTTTGAAGTAAAAGATGGTTCCTTTATCTCCTTATTAGGGCCTTCTGGTTGTGGCAAGACTACATTGCTCAATATTATAGCCGGGCTTACAGAATTAGATGAGGGTGAAATACTAATGGATGGAATTACGGTTTCCTCAAAATCCTTAAATCTTCCACCGGAAAAGAGAAAAATTGGAATGGTATTCCAAGATTTTGCACTTTGGCCACATATGACCGTATATCAAAATGTTGCTTTTGGCTTACAAATGAATGGAATGAAGAGTAAAGAAATTGAAAAAAGAGTGTATGAGACTCTTGAAATATTTCACATGGAATCATATGCACATCATTTTCCATCAGAACTTTCAGGTGGACAAAAACAAAGAATTGCTATGGCAAGAGCCATTGCACCACGCCCAAAATTAATTTTAATGGATGAACCTTTATCTAGTTTAGATGCACAGCTTCGTGAAGAGATGCGCTGGGAATTAGTGCGTATTTTTCAGCAGTTTAAAATCACTACAATTTATGTTACTCATGACCGAATAGAAGCAATGAGTATGTCAGATGAAATTGTATTATTGAAAAATGGATATATTGAACAAATTGATTCTCCTGAGAATATGTATAATTTCCCCAAAACATCTTTTGCAGCACGTTTTTTAGATGTAACTAATGAAATTTGTGGAAAAGTTTCAAGAATAAATTCAGAATATATTTATGTAAAATCTTCAATTGGAATTATTAAGGCATTTAATACCTATAATGTTGAGGAAGGGCAAACTGTGACATGGATGTGTCGTCCATGTGATTTAGTAACTGTAGAGAATAATTTAGAATCAAGTTTTGATAAATCAACAAATAATGTCTTCTTAACAAAAATACTATTTAGATCATTTCATGGAGGGGTTTGGCGTTACATTGGTACCTTGATTACCTTAGAGATAGTTGAAGAATCAAAGCAGCAATTGCGTTTTGAATTTTCCTCATCAGTGAAATATAAAATTGATGAAATAGTTCATTTAATAGTTCAAGTTAAATTGTCTAGGTTATTACAGGAAGTTGAGATTTCTTCTACTTCTAAGGAAAAAGGTGCATAA
- a CDS encoding COG4280 domain-containing protein — MIWSSILPSFFASIVEFVEALTIVLVVGVTINWKSSLLGGLAAFVTLAVLVAIFGSTLVLFIPIEVLRVVIGIILVLFGLQWLKKALLRYSGFKDLHDEAAIYQKKMKELKELGNVNTNEFNGFGFVTSYKSVLLEGLEVAFIVITFGSTATSNKIDGIWAATIGAILAFAVVSILGFIVRTPLTKIPENTLKFVVGIMLTSFGTFWAGEGLGVSWLFSDVFLLILMVFFVALSGVIVWWLKRYKIAEEKYKTELGGIAK, encoded by the coding sequence ATGATCTGGTCTTCTATATTACCATCTTTTTTTGCTTCAATAGTTGAATTTGTTGAAGCCTTGACCATTGTGCTAGTTGTAGGTGTCACTATTAACTGGAAAAGTAGCTTATTGGGAGGGCTTGCTGCATTTGTAACATTAGCAGTACTTGTTGCAATCTTTGGTTCAACATTAGTACTATTTATTCCAATTGAGGTATTAAGAGTTGTTATAGGAATAATACTTGTACTATTTGGTTTGCAATGGCTTAAAAAAGCACTACTTCGTTATAGTGGTTTTAAGGATTTACACGATGAAGCAGCTATATATCAAAAAAAGATGAAAGAACTAAAAGAACTTGGTAATGTAAATACTAATGAGTTTAATGGTTTTGGTTTTGTTACTTCCTACAAAAGTGTGCTTCTGGAAGGTCTAGAAGTTGCATTTATAGTTATAACTTTTGGGTCCACTGCTACAAGCAATAAAATTGACGGTATATGGGCAGCAACTATTGGAGCCATTTTAGCATTTGCAGTTGTGTCTATACTCGGGTTTATAGTTCGTACACCTCTTACTAAGATTCCAGAGAACACGCTAAAATTTGTAGTTGGAATAATGCTTACATCTTTTGGAACATTTTGGGCAGGAGAAGGTCTTGGAGTAAGTTGGTTATTTTCTGATGTATTCCTACTAATACTAATGGTATTCTTCGTTGCATTAAGTGGCGTAATTGTGTGGTGGCTTAAACGTTATAAAATAGCAGAAGAGAAATACAAAACAGAACTAGGGGGAATAGCAAAATGA
- a CDS encoding ferredoxin hydrogenase yields MNTVIINGIEVQAAENITILKLAKDNNVDISTLCFLNNCNNNVNKCEICTVEVEGKGLVTACDTYVEDGMVINTNSEAVNEKIKSRISELLDMHEFKCGPCNRRENCELFKLVIKYKARASKPFLPKDKSEYVDLRSKSLTVDRTKCLLCGRCVNACKINTETRAIKFINKGDKTIIGSEDEKCFDDTNCLLCGQCILACPVAALTEKLHIDRVKNALNDPEKHVIVAMAPSVRASIGELFNMGFGVDVTGKIYTALRQLGFDKIFDINFGADMTIMEEATELVQRIKNNGPFPMFTSCCPGWVRQAENYYPELLGNLSSAKSPQQIFGVASKTYYPAIAGLDPKNVVTVTVMPCTSKKFEADRPQMENDGIRDIDAVITTRELAKMIKDAKIPFAKLEDSEVDPAMGEYSGAGAIFGATGGVMEAALRSAKDFAEGAELENVEYKQVRGLDGIKEAEVELAGEKYSVAVINGASNLFKFMESGKMKEKQYHFIEVMACHGGCVNGGGQPHVNPKDLEKVDIKKVRASVLYNQDAHLTKRKSHTNTALLKMYKDYFGKPGEGLAHEILHFKYKK; encoded by the coding sequence ATGAATACAGTAATCATAAATGGTATAGAAGTACAAGCTGCTGAAAACATTACCATTTTAAAATTGGCAAAAGACAACAATGTAGATATATCTACACTTTGCTTTTTAAATAATTGTAATAATAATGTAAACAAGTGTGAAATATGTACTGTAGAAGTAGAAGGTAAAGGATTAGTAACTGCTTGTGATACTTATGTTGAAGATGGAATGGTCATAAATACAAACTCTGAGGCTGTTAATGAAAAGATTAAAAGTAGAATATCTGAGCTACTGGATATGCATGAATTCAAATGCGGTCCATGTAACAGAAGAGAAAACTGTGAACTTTTCAAACTTGTTATAAAATATAAAGCAAGAGCTTCAAAACCATTTTTACCAAAAGATAAATCTGAATATGTTGATTTAAGAAGTAAATCCTTAACTGTAGATAGAACAAAATGCCTACTATGCGGCAGATGTGTTAATGCATGTAAAATAAATACAGAAACCCGTGCTATTAAGTTCATAAATAAAGGTGATAAAACTATTATTGGATCAGAAGATGAGAAGTGCTTTGATGATACTAATTGCTTATTATGTGGTCAATGTATACTTGCATGTCCTGTAGCTGCTCTAACAGAAAAATTACACATTGATAGAGTAAAGAATGCATTAAACGACCCTGAAAAACATGTCATTGTTGCCATGGCTCCATCAGTTAGAGCTTCCATAGGAGAACTTTTCAATATGGGTTTTGGAGTTGATGTAACAGGAAAAATTTACACAGCATTAAGACAACTTGGCTTTGATAAAATATTCGATATAAATTTTGGAGCTGACATGACTATAATGGAAGAAGCTACTGAATTGGTACAGAGAATAAAAAATAATGGACCGTTTCCAATGTTTACATCTTGTTGTCCAGGCTGGGTAAGACAAGCTGAAAATTATTATCCTGAATTATTAGGTAATCTTTCATCTGCTAAGTCTCCTCAACAGATATTTGGTGTTGCAAGTAAAACCTATTATCCTGCTATAGCTGGGCTTGATCCTAAAAATGTAGTTACTGTAACAGTTATGCCTTGTACATCTAAAAAATTTGAAGCTGATAGACCGCAAATGGAAAATGACGGTATTAGAGACATAGATGCCGTTATAACTACTAGAGAATTAGCTAAGATGATAAAAGATGCTAAAATACCTTTTGCTAAACTTGAAGATAGCGAGGTAGACCCAGCAATGGGTGAATACAGTGGGGCTGGTGCTATCTTTGGTGCAACAGGTGGTGTTATGGAAGCAGCTCTAAGAAGCGCAAAAGATTTTGCTGAAGGTGCTGAACTTGAAAATGTAGAGTATAAACAAGTAAGGGGTTTAGATGGAATAAAAGAAGCAGAAGTAGAACTAGCTGGTGAAAAATACAGTGTAGCTGTTATAAATGGTGCTTCAAATTTATTTAAATTTATGGAATCTGGTAAGATGAAAGAAAAGCAATATCACTTTATAGAAGTTATGGCTTGTCATGGAGGCTGTGTAAATGGTGGAGGACAACCTCATGTAAATCCAAAAGATCTAGAGAAAGTAGATATAAAAAAGGTAAGAGCTTCTGTACTATATAATCAAGATGCTCATCTTACAAAGAGAAAATCTCATACAAATACTGCATTGCTTAAAATGTATAAAGATTATTTTGGTAAACCTGGTGAAGGACTTGCTCACGAAATACTACATTTTAAATATAAAAAATAG
- the cooS gene encoding anaerobic carbon-monoxide dehydrogenase catalytic subunit: MSMCKSADCKLCEFLESKEGMETSFNRVEQQKNKCKFGKDGVCCKLCSNGPCRITPKSPRGVCGADADTIVARNFLRAIAAGSACYVHVVENTARNLMEIGKGKGNLKIKSPETLDQLANAFGIKEEDLNKKAIKVAETVLSDLYKPRFEKMELVKKLGYEPRLKNWEKNGILPGGAKSEVFDAVVKTSTNLSSDPVDMLLNALTLGVSTGIYGLMLTNLLNDVMLGAPKIRAAKVGFRVIDEDYINIMVTGHQHSDIAHLQDRLIDEDIKKKAEAVGAKGFKLVGCTCVGQDLQLRGEHYEEVFSGHAGNNYTSEAVLATGGIDLVVSEFNCTIPGIEDIADKYKVKMICIDDVAKKKNADYVPFSMKDAENISDKLIDEALNSYKERRGSVNIDIPKDHGHDDVITGVSEGSLKEFLGGTFEPLIKLIAEGKIKGVAGVVGCSNLTAKGHDVFTVELTKELIKRNIVVLSAGCSSGGLENVGLMSPKAAELAGDSLKEVCKALGIPPVLNFGPCLAIGRLEMVAVELAKALNIDIPQLPLVLSAPQWLEEQALADAAFGLTLGLPLHVAISPFIDGSAVVSKVLKEDLVNITGGKLIVQEDVIKAADELEAIIEERRKSLNI, from the coding sequence ATGTCAATGTGTAAATCAGCCGATTGTAAGTTATGTGAATTTTTAGAGTCTAAGGAAGGTATGGAAACATCTTTTAACAGAGTGGAACAACAAAAAAACAAATGTAAGTTTGGTAAAGATGGTGTCTGCTGTAAATTATGTTCTAATGGTCCTTGTAGAATAACCCCTAAATCACCTAGAGGTGTCTGCGGAGCAGATGCGGATACAATAGTTGCAAGAAATTTCTTAAGAGCTATTGCCGCTGGTTCAGCATGCTATGTTCATGTAGTTGAAAATACTGCTCGGAACTTAATGGAAATAGGCAAAGGTAAAGGAAATTTAAAAATAAAGAGTCCAGAAACTTTAGATCAATTAGCAAATGCTTTTGGCATTAAAGAAGAAGACTTAAATAAAAAAGCTATAAAGGTTGCAGAAACAGTATTAAGCGATTTATATAAGCCAAGATTTGAAAAAATGGAGCTTGTTAAAAAACTAGGTTATGAACCAAGACTTAAAAATTGGGAGAAGAATGGAATACTTCCTGGTGGAGCAAAGTCAGAAGTATTTGATGCAGTAGTTAAGACTTCTACAAATCTTAGCAGCGATCCTGTAGATATGCTTTTAAACGCTTTAACACTTGGAGTTTCCACAGGTATTTATGGACTTATGCTTACGAATTTATTAAATGATGTAATGCTTGGTGCTCCAAAGATAAGAGCAGCAAAGGTTGGTTTTAGAGTTATAGATGAAGATTATATAAATATTATGGTAACAGGTCATCAGCATTCAGATATTGCTCATCTTCAAGATAGACTTATTGATGAAGATATTAAAAAGAAAGCTGAAGCAGTAGGGGCAAAGGGCTTTAAATTAGTTGGATGTACTTGCGTAGGACAAGATTTACAATTAAGAGGAGAACATTATGAAGAAGTATTCTCTGGTCATGCTGGAAACAACTATACAAGTGAAGCTGTTCTTGCTACTGGCGGTATTGATCTTGTAGTTTCAGAATTTAACTGTACTATACCAGGTATAGAAGATATAGCTGACAAGTATAAAGTAAAGATGATATGCATAGATGATGTAGCTAAAAAGAAAAATGCAGATTATGTTCCATTCAGTATGAAGGATGCAGAAAACATAAGTGATAAATTGATAGATGAAGCTTTAAATAGCTATAAAGAAAGAAGAGGCTCAGTTAACATAGACATTCCAAAGGATCATGGACATGATGATGTAATTACAGGGGTAAGTGAAGGATCTTTAAAAGAATTCTTAGGTGGAACCTTTGAACCACTTATAAAACTTATAGCAGAGGGTAAAATAAAGGGTGTAGCAGGAGTAGTAGGATGTTCTAATCTTACTGCAAAAGGACATGATGTATTCACTGTAGAACTTACTAAAGAGTTAATAAAGAGAAATATTGTAGTTTTATCTGCTGGCTGTTCTTCTGGTGGACTTGAAAATGTAGGACTTATGTCACCAAAGGCTGCAGAACTTGCTGGAGATAGTCTTAAAGAAGTTTGCAAGGCACTTGGAATTCCTCCTGTACTTAATTTTGGACCTTGTCTTGCAATAGGAAGACTGGAGATGGTAGCTGTAGAACTTGCAAAGGCATTAAACATTGATATACCTCAGCTTCCGCTTGTACTTTCAGCACCACAATGGCTTGAAGAGCAGGCACTGGCAGATGCAGCCTTCGGTTTAACTTTAGGTCTTCCACTTCATGTAGCAATTTCACCATTTATTGATGGAAGTGCTGTAGTTTCAAAGGTACTTAAAGAAGATCTAGTTAATATTACTGGTGGAAAACTAATAGTTCAAGAAGATGTTATTAAGGCGGCTGATGAATTAGAAGCTATTATTGAAGAGAGAAGAAAAAGTTTAAATATTTAA
- a CDS encoding RrF2 family transcriptional regulator, with amino-acid sequence MNIIQESDYAIRAVLILAKNTEKDVLDAKTICELGNIPLRFLLKLLRKLIKAGIIKSYRGINGGYALLKEPIDINLRNIIEAIEGPITINRCLYDKDTCSASKGDNCAIHGALYKVQSNMIHDLEKINFEDLRKDTW; translated from the coding sequence ATGAATATCATTCAAGAAAGTGATTATGCAATAAGAGCAGTACTTATATTAGCAAAAAATACAGAAAAAGATGTTTTAGATGCAAAAACTATATGCGAACTTGGGAATATACCTTTAAGATTTTTATTAAAACTTTTAAGAAAGCTTATCAAAGCTGGAATAATAAAATCTTATAGAGGTATAAACGGAGGATATGCACTGTTAAAAGAACCAATAGACATAAATTTAAGAAATATTATAGAAGCTATTGAAGGTCCTATAACTATAAATAGGTGTTTGTATGATAAGGATACCTGTTCCGCAAGTAAGGGAGATAATTGTGCTATCCATGGAGCATTATACAAAGTTCAATCAAATATGATTCATGACTTAGAAAAAATAAATTTTGAGGATTTAAGAAAAGATACTTGGTGA